One Streptomyces sp. NBC_00554 DNA segment encodes these proteins:
- a CDS encoding aldo/keto reductase, translating to MKRRILGGTGMSVSEYALGTMMFGAMGNTDHDESVRMIHTALDAGINLVDTADVYSGGESETIVGKALKGRRDDIVLATKFGLAMGEDPNRGGGSARWIRRALEDSLRRLDTDHIDLFQMHRPDPHTDIDETLGALSDLVRAGKVRAIGGSFFSPEEIVEAQWTTERRGHQRFRTEQPPYSILTRGVESRVLPTAQRYGMGVLTFGPLNSGWLSGRADPTTGHRSAGAGAKMFDLTQPGVKAKADAVRELTALAAEAGLPLPHLATAFVRAHPAVTAVLIGPRRPEQLTDLLAAADVELGDDILDRIDEIVPPGVDVNPGDFYIDPTPPITDKRLRRH from the coding sequence ATGAAGCGCAGGATTCTCGGCGGCACCGGCATGTCGGTCAGCGAATACGCCCTCGGCACGATGATGTTCGGCGCGATGGGCAACACCGACCACGACGAGTCGGTCCGCATGATCCACACGGCACTGGACGCCGGGATCAACCTCGTCGACACCGCCGACGTGTACTCCGGCGGCGAGTCGGAGACGATCGTGGGCAAGGCACTGAAGGGCCGCCGCGACGACATCGTCCTGGCCACCAAGTTCGGGCTGGCGATGGGCGAGGACCCCAACCGGGGCGGCGGCTCGGCCCGCTGGATCCGCCGCGCGCTGGAGGACAGCTTGCGCCGCCTGGACACCGACCACATCGACCTCTTCCAGATGCACCGCCCGGACCCGCACACCGACATCGACGAGACCCTGGGCGCCCTGTCGGACCTGGTCCGGGCCGGGAAGGTCCGCGCGATCGGCGGCTCGTTCTTCTCCCCCGAGGAGATCGTCGAGGCCCAGTGGACCACCGAGCGCCGCGGCCACCAGCGTTTCCGCACCGAGCAGCCGCCGTACTCGATCCTCACCCGCGGTGTGGAGAGCCGGGTGCTGCCCACCGCCCAGCGCTACGGCATGGGCGTGCTGACCTTCGGCCCGCTCAACTCCGGCTGGCTCTCGGGCCGCGCGGATCCCACCACCGGGCACCGCAGTGCCGGCGCGGGGGCGAAGATGTTCGATCTGACCCAGCCAGGCGTAAAGGCCAAGGCCGACGCCGTGCGCGAACTGACCGCGCTGGCCGCCGAGGCCGGGCTGCCGCTGCCTCATCTGGCCACTGCTTTCGTCCGCGCCCATCCGGCGGTCACCGCCGTACTCATCGGCCCGCGCCGTCCCGAACAGCTGACCGACCTCCTCGCCGCGGCCGACGTAGAACTCGGCGACGACATCCTCGACCGCATCGACGAGATCGTCCCGCCCGGCGTCGACGTGAATCCCGGCGACTTCTACATCGACCCCACCCCGCCGATCACCGACAAACGCCTGCGCCGCCACTGA
- a CDS encoding helix-turn-helix domain-containing protein: MAQEPNSELRDFLRSRRARITPEEAGLAPQPGTRRVPGLRREEVAQLAGVSVDYYVRLERGRHLNVSASVLDAIARALRLDDLERGHLFRIAKPARTRPRPLPPQRVRPGLRLLLDSLTDVPALVYGRRMDVLAANDLARALYTNFEALPARGSNMARLVFLDDHFRTLYADWEDAARSIVASLRLYAGRHPHDPALAELIGELSVQDADFRHWWADHDVFQRTHGTKRFHHPVVGELVLGYEAFSPADDPEQTLGVSTAEPGSPSAERLKLLASWSRSPEHPAPAAQPDAPRP, from the coding sequence ATGGCGCAGGAACCGAACAGCGAGCTGCGGGACTTTCTCCGCTCGCGCCGCGCGAGGATCACCCCCGAGGAGGCGGGCCTGGCACCCCAGCCCGGCACCCGCCGCGTTCCGGGCCTACGGCGCGAGGAGGTCGCCCAGCTCGCCGGCGTCAGCGTCGACTACTACGTCCGCCTGGAGCGCGGACGCCACCTCAACGTCTCCGCGTCCGTCCTGGACGCGATCGCCCGCGCCCTGCGCCTCGACGATCTGGAGCGCGGCCACCTGTTCCGGATCGCCAAACCGGCCCGCACCCGTCCTCGCCCGCTGCCCCCGCAGCGCGTCCGCCCCGGTCTGCGCCTGCTGCTCGACAGCCTCACCGACGTCCCCGCCCTCGTCTACGGCCGCCGCATGGACGTCCTGGCCGCCAACGACCTCGCCCGCGCCCTGTACACGAACTTCGAGGCCCTGCCCGCCCGCGGCAGCAACATGGCCCGCCTGGTCTTCCTCGACGACCACTTCCGGACCCTGTACGCCGATTGGGAAGACGCCGCCCGCTCCATCGTCGCCTCACTCCGCCTGTACGCGGGACGTCACCCGCACGACCCCGCACTGGCCGAGCTCATCGGCGAACTCTCCGTCCAGGACGCCGATTTCCGCCACTGGTGGGCCGACCACGACGTGTTCCAGCGCACCCACGGCACCAAGCGCTTCCACCATCCCGTGGTCGGCGAACTCGTCCTGGGCTACGAGGCCTTCTCCCCCGCCGACGACCCCGAGCAGACCCTGGGCGTCTCCACCGCCGAACCAGGGTCCCCCTCCGCGGAACGCCTGAAGCTGCTGGCCAGCTGGTCCCGGTCCCCGGAGCACCCGGCACCAGCCGCACAACCGGACGCCCCACGGCCCTGA
- a CDS encoding DUF1996 domain-containing protein encodes MRRNTRRRPTGARRATSAAVALILGGAGLVTVNVYASATESGSGSEPDQNNQVLSSAGATIDCPDVGSQLTTVPDAARESVDKELALLDQQITEAYQQLQGQAQAVEQGADVADSEILNPLAEKRTAVIDRIVVAIDAAGERPEGLEALATCALIAPANETGSGENGDAGGDGQGGEDQNQGGDAGAGDQQGGNGGQIGNGPVAADFADINSVQPSGQSPQDQDNASRGEFVTSCGVNANGLFNSDNVIVAPGVTNGAHHMHDYVGNQANNAFASDDDLANGDTTCEDPGDKSTYYWPVVRLQNGTQEQDAATPGGGIEGNAGEIVTPKQVTLTFVGSPQGEVTAMPRLLRIITGDAKAFVNGNANANASWSCTGFEDRQLKDKYPVCPQGSDVVRTFKFQSCWDGANIDSANHRTHVAFADAQGNCPSGFRAIPQLVQRIVYDVEAPSLDDGGRTTPLFALDSFPEQQHKPVTDHGDFINVFDEGLMQEMVDCINSGRQCGAGADPGNGSEEPQEPPASEEPQEPPASEEPQQPPASEEPPQSPTPSADDPSDGQGNEEPGNNGGDNGGDNGGDQGSEPADEASSDAPVNAEPKVETPSAAPSSHSGSDNEHGSEVGSPVQTPPTAGNDPSAASQTEPQAGGQGGLAATGTQLWPAALGGVFVLAGVVLLLRMRRRQY; translated from the coding sequence TTGAGACGCAACACGCGCAGACGCCCGACAGGCGCACGGCGCGCGACCTCTGCCGCAGTCGCGCTGATACTGGGGGGAGCCGGGCTGGTAACGGTCAACGTCTACGCCTCGGCGACCGAAAGCGGTTCGGGCAGCGAGCCGGACCAGAACAATCAGGTCCTCTCCTCGGCTGGTGCCACGATCGACTGCCCTGACGTCGGCAGTCAGTTGACCACCGTTCCGGACGCGGCCAGGGAAAGCGTCGACAAGGAACTCGCTCTCCTGGACCAGCAGATCACCGAGGCCTATCAGCAACTGCAGGGCCAGGCGCAGGCCGTCGAGCAGGGCGCCGACGTCGCCGACAGCGAGATTCTGAATCCGCTGGCGGAGAAGCGGACGGCGGTGATCGACCGCATCGTGGTCGCCATCGATGCCGCGGGGGAACGTCCGGAAGGACTCGAAGCCCTTGCGACCTGCGCACTGATCGCTCCCGCCAACGAGACCGGCAGCGGTGAGAACGGTGACGCGGGCGGCGACGGTCAGGGCGGTGAGGACCAGAACCAGGGTGGCGACGCCGGAGCGGGCGACCAACAGGGCGGCAACGGCGGCCAGATCGGCAACGGGCCCGTGGCCGCGGACTTCGCGGACATCAACTCGGTCCAGCCGAGCGGGCAGAGCCCGCAGGACCAGGACAACGCCTCCCGCGGCGAGTTCGTCACCAGCTGCGGCGTGAATGCCAACGGCCTGTTCAACTCGGACAACGTGATCGTGGCCCCCGGCGTCACCAACGGCGCCCACCACATGCACGACTACGTCGGCAACCAGGCCAACAACGCCTTCGCCAGCGATGACGACCTGGCCAACGGCGACACGACCTGTGAGGACCCGGGCGACAAGTCGACCTACTACTGGCCCGTGGTGAGGCTGCAGAACGGAACCCAGGAACAGGACGCCGCCACCCCCGGGGGCGGAATCGAAGGCAACGCCGGTGAGATCGTCACGCCCAAGCAGGTCACGCTGACGTTCGTCGGCAGCCCGCAGGGCGAGGTCACCGCCATGCCGCGGCTGCTGCGCATCATCACCGGTGACGCCAAGGCGTTCGTCAACGGCAACGCCAACGCCAACGCGTCGTGGAGCTGCACCGGGTTCGAGGACCGGCAGCTGAAGGACAAGTACCCGGTCTGCCCGCAGGGCAGCGATGTGGTCCGCACCTTCAAGTTCCAGAGCTGCTGGGACGGCGCGAACATCGACAGCGCCAACCACCGCACCCACGTGGCCTTCGCGGACGCCCAGGGCAACTGCCCCAGCGGGTTCCGTGCCATTCCGCAGCTGGTGCAGCGCATCGTCTACGACGTCGAGGCGCCGAGTCTGGACGACGGCGGCCGGACGACTCCGTTGTTCGCGCTGGACTCCTTCCCCGAGCAGCAGCACAAGCCGGTCACGGACCACGGAGACTTCATCAACGTCTTCGACGAGGGCCTCATGCAGGAGATGGTCGACTGCATCAACAGCGGCCGTCAGTGCGGTGCGGGTGCGGACCCGGGCAACGGTTCCGAGGAGCCGCAGGAGCCCCCCGCCTCCGAGGAGCCGCAGGAACCCCCGGCCTCCGAGGAGCCGCAGCAGCCCCCCGCCTCCGAAGAACCCCCGCAGTCCCCGACGCCCAGCGCGGACGACCCGTCCGACGGGCAGGGGAACGAGGAGCCCGGCAACAACGGCGGTGACAACGGCGGCGACAACGGCGGTGACCAGGGCTCGGAGCCGGCCGACGAAGCCTCGTCCGACGCCCCTGTCAACGCGGAACCCAAGGTCGAGACGCCTTCTGCGGCACCGTCGTCCCACTCCGGCTCGGACAACGAGCACGGCAGTGAGGTCGGCAGCCCCGTGCAGACACCGCCGACCGCCGGGAACGACCCGTCCGCAGCCTCGCAGACCGAACCGCAGGCGGGCGGCCAGGGCGGCCTGGCTGCCACAGGCACGCAACTGTGGCCGGCAGCGCTGGGCGGCGTCTTCGTGCTCGCAGGTGTCGTGCTTCTTCTGCGCATGAGGCGCAGGCAGTACTGA
- a CDS encoding fic family toxin-antitoxin system, toxin component has protein sequence MIVHIDESWILEVAEQAGRRDPGVDDYGVPVAAVARHRGELLDHPVYDGPYARAAALVHTLGRCRWLERSNLTVACAVAVMYLEASNIPVDPTREQLTALAHELNDPRCTAARIAAFLRTWKP, from the coding sequence GTGATCGTGCACATCGACGAGTCGTGGATCCTGGAGGTCGCCGAGCAGGCGGGCCGCCGTGACCCGGGCGTGGACGACTACGGCGTGCCCGTCGCCGCCGTCGCCCGCCACCGTGGCGAACTCCTCGACCACCCCGTCTACGACGGCCCCTATGCCCGGGCGGCCGCCCTGGTGCACACGCTGGGCCGTTGCCGCTGGCTGGAGCGCTCGAACCTCACCGTCGCCTGCGCGGTTGCCGTCATGTACCTCGAGGCGAGCAACATCCCCGTCGACCCCACCCGTGAGCAGCTCACCGCGCTCGCGCACGAACTGAACGATCCGCGCTGCACGGCAGCCAGGATCGCCGCGTTCCTGCGCACCTGGAAACCCTGA
- the pgm gene encoding phosphoglucomutase (alpha-D-glucose-1,6-bisphosphate-dependent) translates to MLHERAGDPAGPEDLVDVARLVTAYYSLHPDPAEPGQRVAFGTSGHRGSSLTTAFNEDHIAATSQAICEYRESQGTDGPLFLGADSHALSEPAKVTALEVFAANEVSVLLDSADGYTPTPAVSHAILTHNRGRSAGFADGVVVTPSHNPPADGGFKYNPPNGGPAASEATAWIQDRANELIAEGLKGVRRIPYARALAAPGTSRYDFLGTYVADLPQVLDLDAIRAAGVRIGADPLGGASVAYWGRIAEQHALDLTVVNPLTDPTWRFMTLDWDGKIRMDCSSPYAMASLIEQRDRFQIATGNDADADRHGIVTPDAGLMNPNHYLTAAILYLYSHREQWPADAGIGKTLVSSGMIDRVAADLGRQLVEVPVGFKWFVDGLVSGSLGFGGEESAGASFLRRDGSVWTTDKDGIILALLASEITAVTGKTPSEHYAALTARFGEPAYERIDAPATREEKALLAKLSPAQVSADTLAGEAVTAVLTEAPGNGAPIGGIKVTTDNAWFAARPSGTEDVYKIYAESFLGTDHLRQVQEEAKAVVSAALGG, encoded by the coding sequence ATGCTGCACGAGCGAGCGGGCGATCCGGCCGGCCCCGAGGACCTCGTCGACGTGGCCCGGTTGGTCACTGCGTACTACTCGCTGCACCCCGACCCCGCGGAGCCCGGCCAGCGCGTCGCGTTCGGCACGTCCGGGCACCGCGGGTCCTCACTGACGACCGCGTTCAACGAGGACCACATCGCCGCGACGAGCCAGGCGATCTGCGAGTACCGCGAGAGCCAGGGAACCGACGGTCCGCTCTTCCTGGGCGCCGACTCCCACGCGCTGTCGGAGCCCGCCAAGGTCACCGCCCTGGAGGTGTTCGCGGCCAACGAGGTGTCGGTGCTCCTCGACAGTGCGGACGGCTACACGCCCACACCGGCGGTCTCGCACGCCATTCTCACCCACAACCGCGGCCGGTCCGCGGGCTTCGCGGACGGGGTCGTGGTCACCCCCTCGCACAATCCGCCCGCCGACGGCGGCTTCAAGTACAACCCCCCGAACGGCGGCCCGGCGGCTTCCGAGGCGACCGCCTGGATCCAGGACCGGGCCAACGAACTCATCGCGGAAGGCCTGAAGGGCGTACGGCGCATCCCGTACGCCAGGGCGCTGGCCGCCCCCGGCACCAGCCGCTACGACTTCCTCGGCACCTACGTGGCAGACCTGCCGCAGGTGCTGGACCTCGACGCGATCCGGGCGGCCGGCGTGCGCATCGGCGCGGACCCGCTGGGCGGGGCCTCGGTCGCCTACTGGGGACGCATCGCCGAACAGCACGCGCTCGACCTCACAGTGGTCAACCCGCTCACCGACCCCACCTGGCGATTCATGACGCTGGACTGGGACGGCAAGATCCGCATGGACTGCTCCTCGCCCTACGCCATGGCCTCGCTCATCGAGCAGCGCGACCGCTTCCAGATCGCCACGGGCAACGACGCCGACGCCGACCGTCACGGGATCGTCACCCCGGACGCCGGACTCATGAACCCCAACCACTACCTCACCGCCGCGATCCTCTACCTGTACTCCCACCGCGAGCAGTGGCCCGCGGACGCGGGGATCGGCAAGACGCTGGTGTCGTCCGGCATGATCGACCGGGTCGCCGCCGACCTGGGCCGTCAACTGGTCGAGGTGCCGGTGGGGTTCAAGTGGTTCGTGGACGGGCTGGTCAGCGGCTCGCTCGGGTTCGGCGGGGAGGAGTCGGCCGGCGCGTCCTTCCTGCGCCGCGACGGCTCGGTGTGGACCACAGACAAGGACGGCATCATCCTGGCCCTGCTTGCCTCCGAGATCACGGCGGTGACCGGGAAGACGCCGTCGGAGCACTACGCCGCACTCACCGCACGTTTCGGTGAACCCGCGTACGAGCGCATCGACGCCCCGGCGACCCGCGAGGAGAAGGCCCTCCTCGCCAAGCTCTCGCCGGCGCAGGTCAGCGCGGACACCTTGGCCGGAGAGGCGGTCACGGCGGTACTCACCGAAGCACCGGGCAATGGCGCGCCCATCGGCGGCATCAAGGTGACCACCGACAACGCCTGGTTCGCGGCCCGTCCGTCGGGCACCGAGGACGTCTACAAGATCTACGCCGAGTCGTTCCTCGGCACCGATCACCTCCGCCAGGTTCAGGAGGAGGCGAAGGCCGTGGTGTCGGCGGCGTTGGGCGGCTGA
- a CDS encoding glyceraldehyde-3-phosphate dehydrogenase: MTVNDDSFTNWKNREEIAESMIPVIGKLHRERDVTVLLHSRSLVNRSVVSILKTHRFARQIAGEELSVTETLPFLQALTTLDLGPSQIDIGMLAATYRTDDSGLSVEEFTAQAVAGATGANKTDRCEPRDVVLYGFGRIGRLLARLLIEKAGSGNGLRLRAIVVRKGGGQDIVKRASLLRRDSIHGQFHGTITVDEANSKIIANGNEIKVIYSDDPTSVDYTAYGINDAILIDNTGRWRDREGLSKHLRPGIAKVVLTAPGKGDVPNVVHGVNHDMIKPDEQILSCASCTTNAIVPPLKAMADEYGVLRGHVETVHSFTNDQNLLDNYHDSDRRGRSAPLNMVITETGAASAVAKALPDLKARITGSSIRVPVPNVSIAILNLRLARETTREEVLDYLRDVSLTSPLKRQIDFISAPDAVSSDFIGSRHSSIIDAGALKVEGDDAILYLWYDNEFGYSCQVIRVVQHVSGVEYPTYPVPVA, translated from the coding sequence GTGACTGTCAATGACGACTCGTTCACCAACTGGAAAAACCGCGAGGAGATCGCGGAATCGATGATCCCCGTCATCGGGAAGCTGCACCGGGAGCGGGACGTCACGGTCCTGCTGCACAGCCGCTCCTTGGTGAACAGGTCGGTGGTCAGCATCCTCAAGACCCACCGATTCGCCCGGCAGATCGCCGGTGAGGAGCTCTCGGTCACCGAGACGCTGCCGTTCCTGCAGGCTCTCACCACGCTCGATCTCGGCCCTTCCCAGATCGACATCGGCATGCTCGCCGCGACCTACCGGACCGACGACAGCGGCCTCTCGGTGGAGGAGTTCACTGCGCAGGCCGTCGCCGGTGCCACCGGTGCCAACAAGACCGACCGCTGCGAGCCGCGCGACGTCGTCCTCTACGGCTTCGGCCGCATCGGCCGCCTCCTTGCCCGCCTGCTCATCGAGAAGGCCGGCTCCGGCAACGGCCTGCGGCTGCGCGCCATCGTCGTCCGCAAGGGTGGCGGCCAGGACATCGTCAAGCGCGCCTCACTGCTGCGCCGTGACTCCATCCATGGCCAGTTCCACGGCACGATCACCGTCGACGAGGCCAACAGCAAGATCATCGCCAATGGCAACGAGATCAAGGTGATCTACTCCGACGACCCGACGTCGGTGGACTACACGGCGTACGGCATCAACGACGCCATCCTCATCGACAACACCGGCAGGTGGCGCGACCGCGAGGGCCTGTCGAAGCACCTCCGCCCCGGAATCGCCAAGGTCGTCCTGACCGCGCCCGGCAAGGGAGACGTCCCCAACGTCGTCCATGGCGTGAACCACGACATGATCAAGCCGGACGAGCAGATCCTGTCCTGCGCTTCCTGCACCACCAACGCGATCGTCCCGCCGCTGAAGGCGATGGCGGACGAGTACGGCGTCCTGCGCGGCCACGTGGAGACCGTCCACTCGTTCACCAACGACCAGAACCTGCTGGACAATTACCACGATTCCGACCGGCGCGGCCGCTCGGCGCCGCTCAACATGGTCATCACGGAGACCGGTGCCGCCTCCGCTGTCGCCAAGGCGCTGCCCGACCTCAAGGCAAGGATCACCGGCAGTTCCATCCGCGTCCCGGTGCCCAACGTCTCGATCGCGATCCTCAACCTGCGCCTCGCGCGCGAGACCACCCGCGAGGAGGTCCTCGACTACCTCCGTGACGTGTCGCTGACCTCGCCGCTCAAGCGTCAGATCGACTTCATCAGCGCCCCCGACGCGGTCTCGAGCGACTTCATCGGCTCGCGCCACTCCTCGATCATCGACGCAGGGGCACTCAAGGTCGAGGGCGACGACGCGATCCTCTACCTCTGGTACGACAACGAGTTCGGCTACTCCTGCCAGGTCATCCGCGTCGTCCAGCACGTGTCCGGGGTGGAGTACCCGACCTACCCGGTTCCGGTGGCCTGA
- a CDS encoding PP2C family protein-serine/threonine phosphatase: MSRKRPTDDSDELLTRLGSLTAQARERAEFQRSQVELAIALQRGMLPGDMPTAPGFDVAVEYAPACYGLNVGGDWYDAFTLPDDRIGLSIGDVQGHNIEAAAFMGQVRVGLRALASVTSEPGELLARTNDLLLSIGADLFATCTFMRLDPSTGVLESARAGHIPCVWATADGKSGVTEDEGGPPLGIQVGTEYPVTRYRLTTGGVFVLLTDGVVEGPSMSVDEGLDQVVRLAGIAAVAGLSAGSLAAAVIKGAERVGHEDDAAVLVVGHEAPAATSMGRGATASPRRRGGGGV, encoded by the coding sequence ATGTCCCGCAAGCGACCAACGGACGACAGCGACGAGCTGCTTACCAGACTCGGGTCGCTGACCGCCCAGGCGCGTGAACGCGCGGAGTTCCAGCGCTCACAGGTCGAGCTGGCCATCGCGCTGCAACGCGGCATGCTCCCGGGAGACATGCCGACCGCCCCCGGATTCGACGTGGCAGTCGAGTACGCGCCGGCCTGCTACGGCCTCAACGTGGGCGGAGACTGGTACGACGCCTTCACCTTGCCCGACGACCGCATCGGGCTCTCCATCGGTGACGTTCAGGGTCACAACATCGAGGCGGCCGCGTTCATGGGCCAGGTCCGGGTCGGTCTGCGGGCGCTCGCCTCCGTCACCAGCGAGCCGGGAGAACTCCTCGCCCGGACGAACGACCTCCTCCTGTCCATCGGCGCCGACCTCTTCGCCACCTGCACATTCATGCGGCTCGACCCGTCCACCGGAGTACTGGAGAGCGCACGCGCCGGGCACATACCGTGCGTCTGGGCGACGGCGGACGGAAAATCCGGCGTCACCGAGGACGAAGGGGGCCCACCGCTCGGCATACAGGTGGGCACGGAGTACCCGGTGACCCGGTACCGGCTCACTACCGGCGGAGTGTTCGTGCTGCTGACCGACGGTGTCGTCGAGGGCCCGTCGATGAGCGTCGACGAGGGGCTCGATCAGGTCGTACGGCTCGCGGGCATCGCCGCCGTCGCCGGGCTGTCGGCCGGTTCGCTCGCCGCCGCGGTGATCAAGGGTGCCGAGCGCGTGGGGCACGAGGACGACGCGGCCGTACTGGTGGTCGGCCACGAGGCGCCCGCCGCTACGTCCATGGGACGCGGCGCCACTGCCTCGCCTCGCCGACGGGGCGGCGGCGGTGTCTGA
- a CDS encoding TetR/AcrR family transcriptional regulator gives MTRTPVQSPAGRNGRPAYDRDSLLEVAVVVFNERGYDGTGMEELARRLGLSKSSIYHHVSGKEELLELAVGRALDALFAVLDEDQAPGTTATDRMKRIVHRSVEVLAAELPYVTLLLRLHGNSEVEQRALARRREFDHRVAELMARAAAEGGIRADIDPHLASRLLFGTVNSLVEWYRPDRGLSVKTLADALTAILFDGLHGRPTS, from the coding sequence GTGACCAGGACACCCGTGCAGAGCCCAGCCGGCCGCAACGGCCGCCCCGCCTACGACCGCGACTCTCTCCTTGAGGTCGCCGTCGTGGTCTTCAACGAGCGCGGCTACGACGGCACCGGCATGGAAGAGCTGGCCAGGCGCCTGGGCCTCAGCAAGTCGAGCATCTACCACCATGTGTCCGGCAAGGAGGAACTGCTCGAGCTCGCGGTCGGCCGGGCCCTGGACGCCCTCTTCGCCGTACTCGACGAGGACCAGGCCCCGGGCACCACGGCGACCGACCGGATGAAGCGCATCGTGCACCGCAGCGTCGAAGTCCTCGCCGCCGAGCTGCCCTACGTCACCCTGCTGCTGCGCCTGCACGGCAACAGCGAGGTCGAACAGCGGGCGCTCGCGAGACGCCGCGAGTTCGACCACCGGGTCGCCGAGCTGATGGCCCGAGCGGCAGCCGAAGGCGGCATACGGGCCGACATCGACCCGCACCTCGCCAGTCGGCTGCTGTTCGGCACCGTCAACTCCCTCGTGGAGTGGTACCGCCCCGACCGCGGCCTGTCGGTGAAAACGCTGGCCGACGCGCTGACCGCCATCCTCTTCGACGGACTGCACGGTCGGCCCACGAGCTGA
- a CDS encoding MASE1 domain-containing protein gives MVGTRELRRPVVVALQTLAVAACYFGAGRLGLVRRLTVEGAIFTPIWPPTGVAVAGLLIFGIRAWLGIALGALLVVLSISSFSSFQPSAFGIVVGNTVAPVCAYLMLRRLGFRIDVSRLRDGLALVFLAALGSMLISATVDVGLLVLTDKIAADSFGQVWLAWWVGDAMGVLIVTPVLLMLYGIRPPLRPMRWKEAALLVLAACVLVPLATHSPISLLFLVYPLLVWAALRFQHGGSVLCALFASVMATVAATDGVGPFAGLSDTELMIKLQAFNGSMALTALLLSAVITEQRNTRRSVELACQELVQVLEHLTAGNSSTRPPTADGDGRQLGAP, from the coding sequence GTGGTGGGTACACGCGAGCTGCGTCGACCGGTCGTCGTCGCTCTCCAGACGCTGGCAGTGGCTGCCTGCTACTTCGGGGCAGGACGGCTGGGGCTCGTGCGGCGGCTCACGGTCGAGGGCGCGATCTTCACGCCCATCTGGCCGCCCACGGGTGTGGCGGTGGCCGGCCTGTTGATCTTCGGGATCCGTGCCTGGCTCGGGATCGCGCTCGGCGCCCTCCTGGTCGTCCTGTCCATCTCTTCCTTCTCCTCCTTCCAGCCCTCTGCCTTCGGCATCGTGGTGGGCAACACCGTCGCCCCGGTCTGCGCGTACCTCATGCTGCGCAGACTGGGTTTCCGGATCGACGTCAGCCGTTTGCGCGACGGCCTCGCGCTGGTGTTTCTGGCGGCCCTCGGCTCCATGCTGATCAGCGCGACTGTCGACGTCGGTCTTCTGGTCCTCACGGACAAGATCGCCGCTGACAGCTTCGGGCAGGTCTGGCTGGCGTGGTGGGTGGGCGACGCGATGGGTGTCCTGATCGTCACCCCGGTCCTTCTCATGCTGTACGGGATTCGCCCGCCCCTGCGCCCGATGCGGTGGAAGGAAGCCGCGCTACTGGTTCTCGCCGCCTGCGTCCTCGTGCCGCTCGCCACGCACAGCCCGATCAGCCTGCTGTTTCTCGTCTATCCGCTGCTGGTCTGGGCGGCGCTCCGTTTTCAGCACGGGGGCAGCGTGCTGTGCGCCCTCTTCGCCTCCGTCATGGCCACCGTCGCGGCCACCGACGGGGTCGGCCCGTTCGCAGGCCTGAGTGACACCGAGCTGATGATCAAGCTCCAGGCCTTCAACGGATCCATGGCCCTGACCGCTCTGCTGCTGTCCGCCGTGATCACTGAGCAGCGCAACACGAGACGGTCCGTGGAACTGGCCTGCCAGGAACTGGTGCAAGTACTGGAACACCTCACCGCCGGGAACTCCTCGACCAGGCCGCCTACGGCGGACGGCGATGGCCGACAGCTGGGAGCGCCGTGA